The genomic region GGTCCTACAGAATTTGTTGAAGTTAAAATATCTACAATATCGCCATTTTTAATTTGATAATTTAATGGTACAATTTTACCATTTACCTTTGCTCCAGTTGTATGATTTCCAATCTCAGTATGAATTGCATACGCCATATCAAGTGGTCCAGCGCCTTTAGGCAATTCTGTAACATCTCCCTTAGGAGTAAATGCATACACTCGGTCACTAAAGAGATCACCTTTAACACTGTCCATAAAATCCTTTGCATTAACTGATTCATTTTGAAGTTCAATAATTTCTTTAAAGATATTCAGCTTATCTCCAGTTACCGTAGCTTTAACTGGATCAGTTTTTCCTTCTTTATATGCCCAATGTGCAGCAATACCATATTCAGCAACTCTATGCATCTCTTCAGTTCTTATTTGAACCTCAAATGGTTTTCCTTTTGGTCCAATAACTGTTGTATGTAACGACTGATACATATTTGCTTTAGGCATTGCAATATAATCTTTGAATCTACCTGGCATTGGTTTCCATTTAGTATGAATTGCACCTAAAACTGCATAACAATCTTTAATTGATTTAACAATTACTCTAACAGCTAACAAGTCATAAATCTGACTAAATTGCTTATGTTGGTCACGCATTTTCCTATAAATCGAATAAATATGCTTTGGTCGACCGTAAATTTCACATTCAATATTAAGATCTTTAATCGCATCTTTTATATCTTCAATTGCTTCATTAATATACTTAATTCGTTCTGTTCTTTTAGAGTCCATTAAATGAACAATTCTATAATATTGTTGTGGATTCAAATATCTTAATGATATATCTTCTAATTCCCATTTTATTGTACTAATTCCTAAACGATCTGCTAGTGGAGCATAAATCTCTAACGTTTCATTTGCAATTCTTCTTTGCTTATCAGGTCTTAAATGTCCTAAAGTTCTCATATTATGTAAACGATCTGCCAATTTAACAATAATTACACGTAAATCTTTTGCCATTGCAAGTAATAATTTACGATGATTTTCAGCAAGTTGTTCTTGATGAGACTTGTATCTAATTTTACCTAATTTTGTGACACCATCAACAATTACTTCAACATCGTGATTAAACAATTCCCCAATATCACCTAATGTAACATTAGTATCTTCTACTACATCATGTAAAAATCCAGCAGCAACTGTTTCAGGATCCATTTTTAAATTAGCTAAAATTCCAGCTACTTGAATTGGATGAATAATATAAGGTTCACCAGACTGACGGAATTGCTTACTATGAACATAAGTTGCAAAATCACATGCCTTTTGCACTAACTTTACATGTTCTTTATTCATATATTTTTGGCACATTTCTATTACGTCGTCAGCATTCCATATTGTTTCTTTTTCCATTATTCTCCTTCACCTTAATTCTAGTAAAAATAAATCAGACATTTTAATTATCTTTTTATACCATATGCTAATAAACTAGCTGCTAAAAAAATAAATGCAACAAATTTTAAAGGACTAATAAAGAATGTTTTTGCTGTAATAAAAAACATAACTGGAAAAATTAATAGTAAAATCCATGAATCTTTATGTTTTCCAGCATACAAACCTACTAAAACTGAAAAAATCATATCAAATCCAAATACAATAAAACCAATTTGCGTAACATCATCAATTGTAAATAATTCAGAAACCATTGGAATAACCAATGCAAAAATTGCTGAAATCACTATATACCACAGTGTTCTAATTAAATTTATTTTTTTACTCATTCATTTAATTCCTCTTAATATAAAATATTTACATATATATTACTCTAATTCTAAGCCAAAAGAAAGAGCGCTTAAAAAATAAAGTGGTGCAGTTTCAGCACGAAGAATGCGTGGTCCTAATGCTGCACAAATAAAATTATTATTACATAATTGTTCAATTTCTTCAGGAGAAATACCTCCTTCTGGGCCAAAAAATGAAATTATAGAAGAATATCCATGCTTTTTTAATTTAATTACTAAATCAGAAAGTGCATTCTTCTCACCATTTTTTGCTGATTCCTCATATGCTACTAAAGAATAGTTACATGATTTACTGATCTCGATCAATTCAGTTAATCCACTAATAAATTTAACATTAGGTATACGCATACGATGTGATTGTTCGGCAGCATTTTGTGCAATTGTTTGAAGTCGTTGAATTTTTTTTATTTGTTTTTTATTATTCCATCTAGCAACTGAATATTGACTATTAAAAAAAATGAAGTTATTAGCACCAAGTTGTGTGCCTT from Ligilactobacillus cholophilus harbors:
- a CDS encoding RelA/SpoT family protein, with protein sequence MEKETIWNADDVIEMCQKYMNKEHVKLVQKACDFATYVHSKQFRQSGEPYIIHPIQVAGILANLKMDPETVAAGFLHDVVEDTNVTLGDIGELFNHDVEVIVDGVTKLGKIRYKSHQEQLAENHRKLLLAMAKDLRVIIVKLADRLHNMRTLGHLRPDKQRRIANETLEIYAPLADRLGISTIKWELEDISLRYLNPQQYYRIVHLMDSKRTERIKYINEAIEDIKDAIKDLNIECEIYGRPKHIYSIYRKMRDQHKQFSQIYDLLAVRVIVKSIKDCYAVLGAIHTKWKPMPGRFKDYIAMPKANMYQSLHTTVIGPKGKPFEVQIRTEEMHRVAEYGIAAHWAYKEGKTDPVKATVTGDKLNIFKEIIELQNESVNAKDFMDSVKGDLFSDRVYAFTPKGDVTELPKGAGPLDMAYAIHTEIGNHTTGAKVNGKIVPLNYQIKNGDIVDILTSTNSVGPGRDWLKLVHTNRARNKIRKFFKKRDREENLDKGREILDNTLTEEGFNPHDVLVEKNIKRVLTKKQLPSMEELYVGIGFGSIQPLGIVNLLTKDIRQKREDEERKKQEKELLEHHKKIENVKNDHEKIQEKQSDILIAGIDNMMVRLSRCCNPIPGDKIVGYITKGRGVSIHRVDCPNVNSEEQHGQRLINVSWNTLPSEQKLYDAELKIQGYNRSGLLSDILQVINNTTKTLKSVNGNVDHNQMTTVTVVIRIRNKVHLQRLIDNVKRIPDVYLVERPIH
- a CDS encoding 16S rRNA (uracil(1498)-N(3))-methyltransferase, with amino-acid sequence MQRFFTTKEFSIEDKNKKLLLPDDIFHHLVHVLRMKKDDCFELVTTNENGFIAKILDVDKKKGYFEIVSELHCNSELPVDVTIACGVSKGDKAEEIVKKGTQLGANNFIFFNSQYSVARWNNKKQIKKIQRLQTIAQNAAEQSHRMRIPNVKFISGLTELIEISKSCNYSLVAYEESAKNGEKNALSDLVIKLKKHGYSSIISFFGPEGGISPEEIEQLCNNNFICAALGPRILRAETAPLYFLSALSFGLELE